A genomic stretch from Theobroma cacao cultivar B97-61/B2 chromosome 4, Criollo_cocoa_genome_V2, whole genome shotgun sequence includes:
- the LOC18603176 gene encoding uncharacterized protein LOC18603176, translated as MGFMSFVGRVLFASIFILSARQMFTEFGVDGGPAAKELIPKVDLAKKHIYSQLHVNFPDIEVRQLVAAAIALKGLGGILFVFGHGFGAFLLGAYLLVSTPLLYDFYNYGPNEPQYSALLSDFVQCVAQFGALLFFWGMRQSIPKRQLKKKAPKSKAA; from the exons ATGGGTTTCATGTCATTTGTTGGACGAGTTTTGTTTGCTTCTATTTTTATTCTCTCTGCTAGGCAAAT GTTCACTGAATTTGGGGTTGATGGCGGGCCTGCAGCAAAGGAGTTGATACCAAAGGTTGATCTTGCTAAGAAACATATATATTCTCAACTCCATGTAAATTTTCCAGATATTGAA GTTAGACAATTAGTTGCAGCTGCCATTGCTTTGAAAGGACTTGGTGGCATTCTATTTGTATTTGGCCATGGCTTTGGAGCCTTCCTCTTG GGTGCCTACTTGCTGGTTAGCACTCCTCTTCTCTATGACTTCTACAACTATGGTCCCAATGAGCCTCAATACTCTGCTCTGCTCAGTGATTTTGTGCAG TGTGTTGCACAATTTGGTGCATTACTTTTCTTCTGGGGGATGAGGCAGTCAATACCTAAGAGGCAACTGAAGAAGAAGGCCCCGAAATCGAAAGCTGCTTAG